A region of Allocoleopsis franciscana PCC 7113 DNA encodes the following proteins:
- a CDS encoding GAF domain-containing protein: protein MEGTPKRSFLRTLHLASLSTARWLRQLRSSFSSKPLIPEKPLESLPRLPPALAPDHELESLSRLPPALAPDHELESLSRLPPALPPINWYPERYLSQSPTLVPVPSNGNFSVPLPLRTALVRDLLCTSMATFSKNQFLLPGGQPNNGTGNTLIETTPDDPGMPYPSCSDLTGHPDEESTEEEESSPSHSEADDPSLPSPHPVSAPLCLPEVSVSDGDTSSDFHLDTALPENTDLRDEFTQPDLETTKTLTMHTIDPSEHILNPEPQHKLSQSHVNGDWASTGAKGNLPLSLDMEEYLKRERQWLLNLAERMRQASTFDTINTLLEITITEVRDHLKLDRVLIYRFQSETHGVVMAESLLTGYTPSSGAFLPALIFGGNNQKEFYQQQAVTLSPRDSSTTTPYQIQLLKRYQIEASLSLPIIIDKRVWGLLVVQQCSTSRPWQEAEINLLYQIVTEITLHLQLGEVRNQKQRKIELEKAIGKVSAKILKNILRSLDVATVFSSATKEIRQQLQCDRVAVYRFLPDWSGEFIAESVGPDWVPLVGPNIQKIWADTYLQETEGGRYRHEETTAVDNIYTSGVTQCHIELLEQFEAKAYLIAPIFEGEKLWGLLAAFQNSGARHWEDAEISMLALIGRQFGVALQQAEYLEKLQTRTGQLSKIAEQERSAARVIDKIRQTTDIDTIFKTTTLEVRKFLDVERVTIYKFRENYFGDFVTESESGGWPKLVGSGWEDPYLHENRGGRFRNNEPLVVDDVYHAGLTECHVEALEEFGVKSCLVVAIFQGSKLWGLLSAFQNSGTRHWQESEVKLMMQIADHLGVALQQAEYLRQVKAQTEWQAKEAQREQALAKVIDKIRQSLDIDAIFTTTTQEVRKLLNVERVTIYKFREDYFGDFVTESESGGWPKLVGSGWEDPYLSEHQGGRFRNNEALVVDDVYNGGLTDCHVEALEDFGVKSCLVVAIFQGSKLWGLLSAFQNSGSRHWEENEVKLMMQVSGHLGVALQQADYLKQVQAQNEQLAKETQRERALARVIDKIRQTLDIKTVFKTAAQEMRILLGVDRVTIYKFRDDYFGDFVFESEFGGWPTLVGSGWEDSYIQEHQGGRFRNNEPLVVDDVYNGGLSQCHVDVLDDFGIKSCLVVSLFQGQKLWGLLSAFQHTGPKHWDESEVKLLMQVSAQLGVALQQSEYLTQLEEQSRQISKTAELEQATNKIVSKIRQSLEIEQIFRTTCTEIRQHLKADRVGVFRFHPDSGFNSGELVSEDVGAGYTPAMSIEVEDHCFGEKHAENYRKGRIWAVTDIYKANLADCYISTLSQFQVRANLVVPLMQGTELLGLLCVHQCSGPRHWHKDEMQFAKQIALQCGMALEQVQYLKKVEEQSTQLATMADTQKVVAKILTRLSQSQDLDSIYRTTNREARQLLKCDRVAVYRFDPDWSGRFVAESVAKGWVQLVGPEDIQTVWPDTYLQETQGGRYRNRETFVVDDIYTIGHSECHLEILEQFEVKAYVLAPIFVADKLWGILGAYQNTGPRQWNNAEVTALTQIGQGVGTALQRVNYLEQLEQQSNKYAKLAERETNFINLLYKTGQRIAEHLQQGTLNPNTLLRATAQELRLLLKADRVAVYRFHPNWSGEFVIEDVGGSYMRLVGSEWAQVTDSLLKETKGGIYRKNEVSVVNDITDSNSLTFEQQALEQWGVKSYAIAPLFNGDQLWGLLAVYQNSELRTWEEGEVKLLVQMATQLGIALQQAESLDQIQHQSQQLAEAAQREKADKEALQHEVLQLLSAVRPALEGNLTVRAPVTESEVGTVADAYNNTLQSLRAIVQQVQDSSRKVAQTSQESDVALTSLTEQAQKQFQALEQALDQIQTMVEFTQGVGNSAQQVEASVQQANQIVRTGDEAMNRTVDGILAIRETVAETSKRIKRLSESSQKVSRVVNLISNFTTQTQLLALNASIEATRAGEYGRGFVVVADEVRTLARQSAEAATEIEQLVQEIQKGTAEVSTVMETGIQQVAQGTNLVTDARQNLNAIIEATSRISQLVDGITNATQLQTQEFQSVTKTMTEVATIANKTSEDSKDISSSFKELLTMAQNLQRHADQFKAN from the coding sequence ATGGAAGGTACACCAAAGAGGAGTTTCCTGAGGACTTTACACTTAGCCTCTCTTTCAACAGCGCGATGGCTGAGGCAACTCAGGAGCAGTTTTAGCTCAAAACCACTCATCCCAGAGAAGCCGTTAGAAAGCTTACCACGGCTTCCCCCTGCACTAGCCCCTGATCATGAGTTAGAAAGCTTATCCCGGCTTCCACCTGCACTAGCTCCTGATCATGAGTTAGAAAGCTTATCCCGGCTTCCCCCGGCATTACCCCCGATTAATTGGTATCCAGAACGGTATCTCAGCCAAAGTCCGACACTCGTGCCTGTTCCCTCAAATGGTAATTTCTCTGTGCCTTTGCCATTGAGAACCGCTCTTGTGCGTGACTTACTCTGTACCTCAATGGCGACATTTTCTAAGAATCAGTTTTTGCTACCTGGAGGGCAGCCGAATAACGGAACGGGAAACACGCTCATAGAAACCACTCCAGACGATCCAGGAATGCCCTACCCGTCCTGTTCCGATTTAACAGGACATCCAGACGAGGAAAGTACGGAAGAGGAGGAATCCTCTCCCAGCCATTCCGAAGCGGACGATCCATCTTTGCCCTCGCCTCACCCCGTCAGCGCACCCTTATGTCTTCCTGAGGTGAGTGTATCGGACGGTGACACCTCATCCGATTTTCATCTCGACACCGCTCTACCTGAGAACACCGATCTTCGCGACGAATTTACTCAACCCGATCTCGAAACAACTAAAACTTTAACCATGCACACAATTGACCCATCGGAACATATCCTCAACCCTGAACCCCAGCACAAACTCTCCCAGAGTCATGTCAATGGCGATTGGGCTTCTACCGGAGCCAAGGGTAACCTTCCCCTTTCCCTCGACATGGAGGAATACTTAAAGCGCGAACGTCAGTGGTTATTAAATCTGGCCGAACGGATGCGCCAAGCTTCAACTTTTGACACGATTAATACCCTGCTCGAAATTACGATTACAGAGGTTCGCGACCATTTAAAATTAGACCGGGTTCTGATTTATCGTTTCCAGAGCGAAACCCACGGAGTCGTGATGGCTGAATCGCTGTTGACTGGGTATACCCCTAGTTCAGGAGCATTTCTGCCAGCTCTGATCTTTGGTGGTAACAATCAGAAAGAGTTCTACCAGCAACAAGCGGTTACTCTGAGTCCTCGCGACTCATCTACGACGACTCCTTACCAAATCCAACTGCTCAAACGCTACCAAATTGAAGCCAGCCTGAGTTTGCCCATCATTATAGATAAGCGAGTGTGGGGCTTACTGGTTGTTCAGCAATGCTCGACTTCAAGGCCTTGGCAGGAAGCTGAAATTAACCTGCTTTATCAGATTGTCACTGAAATAACGCTTCACCTTCAGCTCGGAGAAGTTCGCAACCAAAAGCAAAGAAAGATTGAGCTGGAAAAAGCCATCGGTAAAGTCTCGGCGAAAATCCTAAAAAACATTCTCCGCTCTTTGGATGTTGCCACTGTTTTTAGCAGCGCGACGAAAGAAATCCGGCAGCAGCTACAGTGCGATCGCGTAGCCGTCTATCGCTTCCTTCCGGACTGGAGTGGTGAGTTTATCGCAGAGTCAGTCGGACCAGACTGGGTGCCATTGGTCGGGCCTAATATCCAAAAAATTTGGGCTGATACCTATTTGCAAGAGACGGAGGGCGGTCGGTATCGCCATGAAGAAACCACTGCCGTCGATAACATTTACACGTCGGGTGTTACCCAGTGTCACATTGAGTTGTTGGAGCAATTTGAGGCGAAAGCTTATCTGATCGCGCCTATTTTTGAGGGAGAAAAGCTGTGGGGGTTGCTCGCGGCCTTCCAGAACTCTGGAGCGCGTCACTGGGAAGACGCGGAAATCAGTATGTTAGCGCTGATTGGCCGACAGTTTGGTGTCGCGCTACAGCAGGCAGAATACTTGGAAAAACTTCAGACTCGAACAGGGCAACTCTCTAAAATAGCCGAGCAAGAGCGCTCGGCAGCTCGTGTCATTGACAAAATTCGCCAAACCACCGATATTGACACGATTTTCAAGACGACTACCCTAGAAGTCCGTAAATTCCTCGACGTGGAGCGAGTCACCATCTACAAATTCCGCGAGAACTATTTTGGTGACTTTGTCACAGAATCCGAATCTGGGGGTTGGCCAAAACTGGTGGGCAGTGGTTGGGAAGACCCCTATTTACACGAAAACCGAGGCGGTCGCTTCCGCAACAACGAACCCTTAGTGGTGGATGATGTCTACCATGCCGGCTTAACCGAGTGTCATGTAGAAGCCTTAGAGGAATTTGGCGTCAAATCTTGCCTGGTGGTTGCCATTTTCCAAGGCTCAAAGCTCTGGGGTTTGCTTTCCGCGTTTCAAAACAGTGGGACTCGCCATTGGCAAGAGAGCGAAGTCAAGCTGATGATGCAGATTGCTGACCATTTAGGAGTGGCTCTCCAACAAGCCGAATACCTCAGACAAGTCAAAGCCCAAACGGAGTGGCAGGCGAAAGAAGCACAACGGGAGCAAGCCTTAGCCAAAGTAATTGACAAGATTCGCCAGAGTTTAGACATTGATGCCATTTTCACAACAACCACCCAGGAAGTTCGCAAACTGCTCAATGTGGAGCGAGTCACCATCTACAAGTTCCGCGAGGACTATTTTGGTGACTTTGTTACGGAATCCGAGTCTGGGGGTTGGCCGAAACTGGTGGGCAGTGGTTGGGAAGACCCCTATTTAAGCGAACATCAAGGGGGCCGGTTCCGCAACAACGAAGCGTTAGTGGTCGATGATGTCTACAACGGCGGCTTAACCGATTGCCATGTAGAAGCCCTAGAGGACTTTGGCGTTAAATCTTGCCTCGTGGTTGCCATTTTCCAAGGCTCAAAGCTTTGGGGCTTGCTGAGTGCGTTTCAAAACAGTGGCTCTCGCCATTGGGAAGAGAATGAAGTCAAGCTGATGATGCAAGTTTCTGGCCACTTGGGAGTGGCTCTCCAGCAGGCGGATTACCTCAAGCAAGTTCAAGCTCAAAACGAGCAACTTGCCAAAGAGACACAGCGGGAGCGAGCACTAGCCAGGGTGATTGACAAAATTCGTCAAACTTTGGATATCAAGACCGTATTCAAAACAGCCGCGCAAGAAATGCGAATCCTCTTGGGTGTTGATCGTGTGACCATCTACAAGTTCCGCGACGACTATTTCGGTGACTTTGTCTTTGAATCGGAGTTTGGAGGATGGCCCACACTGGTTGGTAGTGGTTGGGAAGACTCCTACATTCAAGAACATCAAGGCGGTCGGTTCCGCAACAACGAACCGCTTGTGGTGGATGATGTGTACAACGGCGGCTTGAGTCAGTGCCATGTGGATGTTTTGGACGACTTTGGCATCAAATCTTGCCTAGTCGTGTCTCTCTTCCAAGGGCAAAAACTCTGGGGTTTGCTCAGTGCGTTTCAACACACCGGTCCCAAGCATTGGGATGAGAGCGAAGTCAAGTTGCTCATGCAAGTTAGCGCCCAACTCGGAGTGGCTCTGCAACAGTCGGAGTACCTAACGCAGTTGGAGGAACAATCCCGGCAGATCTCCAAAACCGCAGAGCTGGAGCAAGCCACCAACAAAATTGTCTCCAAGATTCGTCAGTCCTTGGAGATAGAGCAAATTTTCCGGACAACCTGTACAGAAATACGCCAACACCTGAAAGCTGACCGGGTGGGTGTGTTCCGTTTTCACCCTGACTCTGGCTTTAATAGTGGGGAACTGGTTTCCGAAGATGTTGGAGCAGGCTATACTCCGGCGATGTCTATCGAGGTAGAAGACCACTGCTTTGGCGAGAAGCACGCGGAAAATTATCGCAAGGGTCGGATCTGGGCCGTTACCGATATTTACAAAGCCAATCTCGCCGATTGTTATATTTCCACCCTTTCTCAATTCCAAGTGCGGGCTAATCTGGTTGTACCGCTGATGCAAGGAACCGAATTGTTGGGCTTGCTCTGTGTTCACCAGTGTAGTGGGCCACGTCATTGGCATAAGGACGAGATGCAGTTTGCCAAGCAAATTGCCCTTCAGTGTGGGATGGCTCTGGAGCAGGTGCAGTATCTGAAAAAGGTGGAAGAGCAATCCACCCAGCTCGCGACAATGGCTGATACCCAGAAGGTGGTGGCGAAAATTCTCACCCGGCTCAGTCAATCTCAGGACTTGGACTCGATCTATCGCACTACGAACCGAGAAGCTCGGCAATTGCTCAAGTGCGATCGCGTCGCCGTCTATCGCTTCGATCCGGACTGGAGTGGTCGGTTTGTCGCTGAGTCGGTAGCCAAAGGCTGGGTGCAACTGGTGGGACCGGAAGATATCCAAACCGTCTGGCCTGATACCTATTTGCAAGAAACTCAAGGCGGTCGATATCGCAACCGTGAAACCTTTGTGGTGGATGATATCTACACTATTGGTCACTCTGAGTGTCACCTGGAAATCTTAGAGCAATTTGAAGTCAAAGCTTATGTGCTTGCGCCAATTTTTGTCGCAGACAAGCTGTGGGGTATACTCGGTGCCTACCAAAACACGGGGCCACGTCAATGGAATAATGCCGAAGTTACAGCTCTAACTCAAATTGGGCAAGGGGTGGGCACAGCTTTGCAACGGGTGAATTACCTGGAGCAACTGGAGCAGCAGTCCAATAAATATGCCAAGCTGGCTGAGCGAGAAACCAACTTCATCAATCTGCTTTACAAAACAGGGCAGCGCATTGCTGAGCATTTGCAGCAGGGAACCCTCAACCCGAATACTCTATTGCGTGCCACGGCTCAGGAACTCCGGTTATTGCTCAAAGCGGATCGAGTAGCTGTCTATCGCTTCCATCCGAATTGGAGTGGGGAATTTGTAATTGAAGATGTCGGCGGCTCCTACATGAGGTTGGTAGGCAGTGAATGGGCGCAGGTGACCGATTCGCTGTTGAAGGAAACCAAGGGGGGCATTTATCGGAAAAATGAAGTAAGTGTGGTCAACGACATCACCGACAGCAATAGTTTGACCTTTGAGCAGCAGGCACTGGAGCAGTGGGGGGTCAAATCTTATGCGATCGCTCCTCTATTTAATGGTGATCAGCTCTGGGGCTTACTAGCGGTTTACCAAAATAGTGAACTCCGAACCTGGGAGGAAGGTGAGGTTAAGCTCTTGGTACAAATGGCTACACAGTTGGGTATTGCCCTGCAACAGGCCGAATCTCTCGACCAAATCCAGCACCAGTCTCAGCAGCTTGCGGAAGCGGCGCAACGGGAAAAAGCGGATAAAGAAGCATTGCAGCATGAGGTGTTACAGTTACTCTCTGCCGTGCGACCCGCTTTGGAAGGGAATCTCACCGTTCGAGCTCCGGTGACCGAAAGTGAAGTGGGTACGGTAGCAGATGCCTACAACAACACCCTGCAAAGCCTGCGTGCCATTGTCCAACAGGTGCAAGACTCTTCTCGCAAGGTTGCCCAAACCTCTCAAGAAAGTGATGTGGCACTCACCAGTCTCACGGAGCAAGCGCAAAAACAATTCCAAGCCCTCGAACAAGCCCTGGATCAAATCCAGACGATGGTTGAATTTACCCAAGGGGTGGGGAATAGCGCTCAACAGGTGGAAGCCTCTGTCCAACAAGCCAACCAAATCGTCCGGACTGGGGATGAAGCCATGAACCGCACCGTGGATGGAATTTTGGCGATCCGGGAGACGGTGGCGGAAACCAGTAAGCGGATCAAGCGCTTGAGTGAATCGTCCCAGAAGGTTTCCCGTGTGGTCAACCTAATTAGTAACTTCACCACTCAAACCCAACTCTTGGCTCTCAATGCTTCGATTGAAGCCACCCGCGCCGGGGAATATGGACGTGGTTTTGTGGTGGTTGCTGATGAAGTGCGAACTCTGGCGCGTCAGTCGGCTGAGGCGGCGACTGAAATTGAGCAGTTGGTTCAGGAGATTCAGAAGGGCACCGCTGAGGTTTCTACGGTGATGGAGACCGGTATCCAACAGGTGGCTCAAGGTACAAATCTGGTCACAGATGCCCGTCAAAATCTCAATGCGATCATTGAAGCAACTAGTCGAATTAGCCAATTGGTAGATGGTATCACCAACGCCACGCAGCTACAGACTCAAGAGTTTCAATCGGTTACTAAAACCATGACAGAAGTAGCCACAATCGCAAACAAAACCTCGGAGGATTCCAAGGACATTTCCTCCTCCTTTAAGGAGCTTCTAACCATGGCTCAAAACCTTCAGCGCCACGCTGACCAGTTCAAGGCCAATTAA
- a CDS encoding chemotaxis protein CheW — MLTSMFASSTATSLDPLTLEPLPPETRQRLLRFPLGSQDSALLPLEQIAEILRLNVAEILPVPEMPSCVLGICNWRGEMLWLIDLNHLVGNPPVSWASGASPVAMVVQVNNQSVGLVVQQVNDIELHDLQQLQPAAIGLFPPRLLPFILGALPGDNGTVLDVTAITRSPIWKVHQRGVS; from the coding sequence ATGCTCACCTCCATGTTTGCCAGCTCAACCGCAACGAGTCTTGACCCTCTAACCTTAGAGCCACTACCTCCAGAAACTCGCCAGCGGCTGCTTCGCTTTCCCTTGGGTTCGCAAGACAGTGCGCTGCTGCCCTTAGAGCAAATTGCAGAAATTCTCAGGTTAAACGTGGCGGAAATTCTCCCCGTCCCAGAAATGCCCAGTTGTGTTTTGGGAATTTGCAATTGGCGCGGAGAAATGCTCTGGCTAATAGACCTCAACCATCTTGTCGGCAATCCGCCCGTATCCTGGGCATCCGGAGCCTCTCCTGTTGCCATGGTGGTTCAGGTCAATAACCAATCGGTGGGTTTGGTGGTACAGCAAGTCAACGACATCGAATTACACGACTTGCAGCAACTTCAGCCAGCAGCCATTGGCTTATTTCCGCCCAGGCTTCTGCCTTTTATCTTAGGGGCTTTGCCTGGAGACAACGGCACTGTCTTGGATGTCACAGCCATTACAAGGAGTCCGATATGGAAGGTACACCAAAGAGGAGTTTCCTGA
- a CDS encoding hybrid sensor histidine kinase/response regulator, which translates to MTNDPSIREQSYRYFLQEAPELLQVLEQDLLTLREDYSINKIHNLMRTTHTLKGAAASVGLETIKTVAHSLEDIFKALFNPDLSIDPDIEALLFEGYECLRLPLNAELTGGNINDGEILDRTAAIFAQLQEKLGDCFGAESHIPSSIELGFDVTQSIFEVGVNQRLEEISAVIASAEPAAVATTLRTQSEVFQGLAESLNLPGFGAIAEATARALDDHPDQVMLIAQTALADFQTGQEAVLNGDRTQGGQPSALLQQLSGLQPSTEIEIESLEVPDEDSVLTSDWTESGTDLFNYSGVEVEVYSESSLSNELQSPDFSAFESFSLSDTVPEVVSDAQESDTFQTATWTSQSEVHSFRSASDSELNLGESPKEASPNLLLESIWGETEETDTGREREIHPQAEEVTASSRHRVSSPSTSATPPNSISRTVRVNVEHLEHLNYAIGELLTNQNRQSLENEQLKASVRTLLARLQQHQQQLNELQDWSDRQFIDVEQRQMGQRLQRERLSVEGGALGVAGTAAWTSVRPVTLTLPNPEHRFDSLELDRYTEVQLLVQSILEDAVQLGEATEAIDLFTKQSQQTLEKQRRLLSGTRDALMEARMLPLAEIFGRFPRVLRQLEVSHNKRVELELQGTEVLVDKLVAQKLYDPLLHLVRNAFDHGIESSSIRQKRGKPQKGQISISASHRGRHLVIEVRDDGQGLDFDKIRQRAVEQQFSPERVSALNEAQLTDLLFEPGFSTASEVNDLSGRGVGLDVVRAQLDSLQGSVGVESEAAKGTTFTLQIPLNLTIAKLLICQSGNHIYALFTDAIVSILIPQANQIRAWEGGKVLRWNQGIDGFSKAAVSELEKLSANAPTSERLIPVHSLANVLDYFSSPSPLNFQPKPSFLHQEQTRPVILLRCVKQGYPVGEDTLIGLEVDQLIGEQELVIRPLGGMMVPPSYVYGGSVLADGRLTLVLDAAALSQYVLEQQTGRGTEEHFATSTAHLLSGSPQQRLLPPQHRAALPPPPPAEVRTKQNKMVLLVDDSITLRQTLSLTLQKAGYPVLQAKDGYEAIEQLRVHTDVELVICDIEMPRMNGFEFLKHRQQDSALGTIPVVILTSRSGEKHRLIATELGATGYITKPFLEHQLLETVNSVMEKQS; encoded by the coding sequence ATGACTAATGACCCAAGCATTCGCGAACAAAGTTACCGATACTTTCTTCAAGAAGCACCGGAACTTTTGCAAGTTTTAGAACAAGATTTGCTCACTCTCCGAGAAGACTACAGCATCAATAAAATTCATAACCTGATGCGAACCACCCACACCCTGAAAGGGGCGGCGGCTAGTGTTGGGTTGGAAACGATCAAAACAGTTGCTCATTCGTTGGAGGACATTTTCAAAGCCCTCTTCAACCCCGATTTGTCGATTGACCCAGATATTGAAGCCTTACTGTTTGAGGGTTATGAGTGCCTCCGTCTCCCCCTCAATGCTGAACTGACGGGCGGGAATATCAATGATGGGGAGATTCTTGATCGCACGGCTGCTATTTTTGCCCAACTGCAAGAGAAGTTAGGGGACTGTTTTGGTGCAGAATCTCACATTCCTAGCTCCATAGAATTGGGCTTTGATGTCACCCAGTCCATTTTTGAAGTGGGGGTGAATCAACGCTTAGAGGAGATTTCGGCTGTGATTGCTAGTGCTGAGCCAGCTGCGGTCGCCACCACGCTAAGAACCCAAAGCGAAGTGTTCCAAGGACTGGCTGAATCCCTGAATTTACCTGGATTTGGCGCGATTGCCGAAGCCACGGCCCGGGCTTTAGATGACCATCCCGATCAAGTCATGCTGATCGCTCAAACGGCGTTGGCAGATTTCCAAACCGGACAAGAAGCGGTACTCAATGGCGATCGCACCCAAGGGGGTCAACCTTCTGCACTTCTACAACAACTGAGCGGACTCCAACCCTCTACGGAGATAGAGATTGAGTCATTAGAAGTACCGGATGAAGACTCGGTGCTCACGAGTGATTGGACGGAGTCAGGAACGGACTTATTTAATTACTCCGGTGTAGAAGTCGAGGTCTATAGTGAGTCATCTCTATCCAATGAGCTACAGTCCCCAGACTTCTCTGCATTCGAGAGTTTTAGCCTGAGCGACACTGTACCCGAAGTGGTGTCGGATGCACAGGAGAGTGATACTTTCCAGACTGCAACGTGGACTTCTCAATCCGAAGTACATTCTTTCCGCAGTGCCTCTGATTCAGAGTTGAACTTAGGTGAATCTCCAAAGGAAGCATCACCCAACTTGCTTTTAGAATCCATCTGGGGGGAAACCGAGGAAACAGACACAGGCAGAGAACGGGAAATACACCCACAAGCAGAAGAGGTTACCGCCTCATCTCGTCATCGTGTCTCCTCACCCTCGACTTCTGCGACACCACCCAATTCAATTTCTCGCACAGTACGGGTCAATGTCGAGCATTTAGAACACCTCAATTATGCGATCGGGGAATTACTCACCAACCAAAATCGCCAATCCCTGGAAAACGAGCAACTGAAAGCTTCCGTTCGCACTCTCCTCGCTCGTCTACAGCAACATCAGCAACAGCTCAATGAATTACAGGATTGGTCTGATCGTCAATTTATTGATGTAGAACAACGGCAGATGGGGCAACGGTTACAGCGTGAGCGATTGAGCGTTGAAGGGGGAGCGCTTGGCGTTGCTGGAACAGCGGCTTGGACGAGCGTTCGTCCTGTTACCCTAACCTTACCTAACCCCGAACACCGTTTCGATTCCCTGGAATTAGACCGCTATACGGAAGTCCAACTCCTGGTGCAATCGATTCTGGAAGATGCTGTGCAATTAGGAGAAGCCACTGAGGCGATTGACTTATTCACGAAGCAGTCTCAGCAGACTCTGGAAAAACAACGTCGGCTGTTATCCGGTACTCGTGATGCTCTGATGGAAGCGCGGATGTTGCCTTTGGCAGAAATCTTTGGTCGCTTTCCTCGTGTCTTACGACAATTGGAAGTTTCTCACAACAAGCGAGTCGAACTTGAACTTCAGGGGACGGAAGTCTTGGTCGATAAACTGGTGGCTCAGAAGCTTTATGACCCCTTGCTGCATCTGGTTCGCAATGCGTTTGACCACGGGATTGAGTCCTCCAGCATTCGGCAAAAACGGGGCAAGCCTCAAAAAGGTCAGATTTCCATCAGTGCTTCTCATCGAGGCAGACATTTGGTGATTGAAGTCCGGGATGATGGTCAAGGGTTGGATTTTGATAAGATTCGTCAACGAGCTGTAGAACAGCAGTTCTCACCGGAACGGGTGAGTGCGCTGAATGAGGCTCAGCTCACGGATTTACTCTTTGAGCCTGGATTTTCTACGGCTTCTGAGGTCAACGACCTTTCCGGCAGAGGTGTAGGGTTGGATGTCGTGCGTGCCCAGTTGGATTCCCTCCAGGGTTCAGTTGGGGTTGAATCGGAGGCGGCAAAGGGGACAACTTTTACCCTGCAAATTCCGTTGAACCTGACTATTGCCAAGTTGCTGATTTGTCAATCTGGCAACCACATCTATGCCTTGTTCACAGATGCGATTGTTTCTATTTTGATTCCTCAAGCCAATCAGATTCGAGCTTGGGAAGGGGGCAAAGTTCTGCGCTGGAATCAAGGAATTGATGGCTTTAGTAAAGCTGCTGTTTCAGAGTTAGAAAAATTATCAGCTAACGCACCAACGTCTGAGCGACTGATTCCGGTACACTCATTGGCGAACGTTCTGGATTATTTTTCATCTCCATCCCCCTTGAATTTTCAGCCAAAACCTTCCTTTTTACATCAGGAACAAACACGACCGGTGATTCTCCTGCGCTGCGTAAAGCAAGGCTATCCCGTCGGGGAAGATACGCTGATAGGATTGGAAGTAGACCAGCTCATTGGGGAACAAGAGTTAGTCATCCGTCCCTTGGGAGGTATGATGGTGCCACCCAGTTATGTCTATGGCGGCAGTGTTCTCGCAGATGGTCGGTTAACGCTGGTGCTTGATGCAGCGGCTTTGAGCCAGTATGTATTGGAGCAACAAACCGGTAGAGGTACTGAAGAACATTTTGCCACTTCGACGGCTCATCTTCTGTCCGGAAGTCCGCAACAGCGGCTCTTACCACCCCAGCATCGTGCAGCCTTACCCCCACCCCCCCCGGCTGAAGTCAGAACCAAACAAAACAAAATGGTTCTCCTGGTAGATGACTCCATTACCCTACGCCAAACGTTGAGCTTAACCTTACAAAAGGCTGGCTATCCAGTGCTGCAAGCCAAGGATGGTTACGAAGCGATCGAACAACTTCGGGTTCACACCGATGTTGAGTTAGTGATTTGCGATATTGAGATGCCTCGCATGAATGGGTTTGAGTTTCTCAAACACCGTCAGCAAGACTCTGCTTTGGGCACAATTCCTGTCGTCATTTTGACTTCTCGCAGTGGTGAAAAGCACCGTTTAATTGCTACGGAATTGGGAGCAACAGGCTATATTACTAAGCCTTTTCTAGAACACCAGTTGTTAGAGACGGTGAACAGTGTCATGGAGAAACAAAGCTGA
- a CDS encoding response regulator transcription factor: MTTVLLVEDSLTETEVLTQYLRQAGLTVVSVKSGEEAHIKLQLQKPDLVILDVILPGQSGFELCRELKANANTQKIPVVICSTKGSKADKLWGSMLGADAYIPKPVNQQELMQTIQQLTTV; this comes from the coding sequence ATGACTACAGTCCTTTTAGTTGAAGATAGCTTAACAGAAACAGAGGTGCTGACCCAATACCTCAGGCAGGCTGGTTTAACAGTGGTCAGTGTCAAAAGTGGTGAGGAGGCTCACATCAAACTCCAGTTGCAGAAACCGGATTTGGTGATTCTCGATGTCATCTTACCAGGGCAAAGCGGGTTTGAACTCTGCCGAGAGCTCAAAGCGAATGCCAATACCCAAAAAATTCCTGTCGTAATTTGCTCGACCAAAGGAAGCAAAGCCGACAAACTTTGGGGTTCAATGCTAGGAGCAGATGCCTACATTCCCAAGCCCGTAAATCAGCAAGAACTGATGCAAACAATCCAGCAATTAACGACAGTTTAG